A stretch of Henckelia pumila isolate YLH828 chromosome 4, ASM3356847v2, whole genome shotgun sequence DNA encodes these proteins:
- the LOC140865008 gene encoding uncharacterized protein isoform X1: MAAAAFPLCQHLCSCQSTLLLLHFRIHRFHFHPLRAIPTSNNQLLHSWPLILCRSRRWDSNAESYNRKDEGGTAYDDFDDNTEQWTDVLRDYIDSIWILKVFRSFGWMLPPIILFLLLANGLKAFLMALALPIGQSTLAFAFKRIRNVGKNKSKRNANTKKRRYRTRVSRKVQSEETRLWAGSQGAIKRKKENRPWFSKNDVLHYNMDNKIANFGGWDELETGGQPDIGSSRSPAQKLSRSQAIDAEKSKLSWRSSESGFNYMFYNVLVYISMAGQLRNWQVA, translated from the exons ATGGCGGCGGCGGCCTTTCCTCTCTGTCAGCACCTCTGTTCTTGCCAATCTACTCTGCTTCTGCTACATTTCAGAATCCACCGATTCCACTTTCACCCTCTTCGCGCAATTCCCACGTCCAATAATCAGCTCCTCCATTCATGGCCGCTGATACTTTGCAGGTCCCGCCGCTGGGACTCCAACGCCGAATCTTACAACCGCAAAGATGAAGGAGGAACGGCATACGATGATTTCGATGACAATACTGAGCAGTGGACCGATGTTCTTCGAGATTATATCGATAGCATCTGGATTTTGAAG GTTTTTCGATCCTTTGGATGGATGCTTCCACctataattttgtttttgttgctgGCAAATGGTCTTAAAGCTTTTCTCATGGCACTAGCACTTCCCATTGGACAGTCAACTCTCGCATTTGCGTTCAAGAGAATACGAAATGTAGGCAAAAACAAATCAAAGCGAAATGCTAACacaaaaaagagaagatatcGCACTCGTGTATCAAGAAAAGTTCAATCTGAAGAAACTAGGTTATGGGCTGGAAGCCAAGGGGCAatcaaaagaaagaaagaaaatcgcCCTTGGTTTTCGAAGAATGATGTTTTGCATTATAACATGGACAATAAGATAGCTAATTTTGGTGGTTGGGATGAGCTAGAAACTGGCGGGCAGCCTGATATAGGATCTTCGAGAAGTCCAGCTCAAAAATTAAGTAGATCGCAGGCTATTGATGCAGAGAAGAGTAAGTTGAGCTGGAGATCGAGTGAAAGTG GTTTCAACTATATGTTTTACAATGTGCTAGTATATATTTCAATGGCTGGCCAGCTTCGGAATTGGCAGGTCGCTTGA
- the LOC140865008 gene encoding uncharacterized protein isoform X2 — protein MAAAAFPLCQHLCSCQSTLLLLHFRIHRFHFHPLRAIPTSNNQLLHSWPLILCRSRRWDSNAESYNRKDEGGTAYDDFDDNTEQWTDVLRDYIDSIWILKVFRSFGWMLPPIILFLLLANGLKAFLMALALPIGQSTLAFAFKRIRNVGKNKSKRNANTKKRRYRTRVSRKVQSEETRLWAGSQGAIKRKKENRPWFSKNDVLHYNMDNKIANFGGWDELETGGQPDIGSSRSPAQKLSRSQAIDAEKSKLSWRSSESGAALCRWIHLWIARIP, from the exons ATGGCGGCGGCGGCCTTTCCTCTCTGTCAGCACCTCTGTTCTTGCCAATCTACTCTGCTTCTGCTACATTTCAGAATCCACCGATTCCACTTTCACCCTCTTCGCGCAATTCCCACGTCCAATAATCAGCTCCTCCATTCATGGCCGCTGATACTTTGCAGGTCCCGCCGCTGGGACTCCAACGCCGAATCTTACAACCGCAAAGATGAAGGAGGAACGGCATACGATGATTTCGATGACAATACTGAGCAGTGGACCGATGTTCTTCGAGATTATATCGATAGCATCTGGATTTTGAAG GTTTTTCGATCCTTTGGATGGATGCTTCCACctataattttgtttttgttgctgGCAAATGGTCTTAAAGCTTTTCTCATGGCACTAGCACTTCCCATTGGACAGTCAACTCTCGCATTTGCGTTCAAGAGAATACGAAATGTAGGCAAAAACAAATCAAAGCGAAATGCTAACacaaaaaagagaagatatcGCACTCGTGTATCAAGAAAAGTTCAATCTGAAGAAACTAGGTTATGGGCTGGAAGCCAAGGGGCAatcaaaagaaagaaagaaaatcgcCCTTGGTTTTCGAAGAATGATGTTTTGCATTATAACATGGACAATAAGATAGCTAATTTTGGTGGTTGGGATGAGCTAGAAACTGGCGGGCAGCCTGATATAGGATCTTCGAGAAGTCCAGCTCAAAAATTAAGTAGATCGCAGGCTATTGATGCAGAGAAGAGTAAGTTGAGCTGGAGATCGAGTGAAAGTG GGGCCGCTCTCTGTCGATGGATTCATCTCTGGATTGCAAG AATTCCTTGA